The DNA sequence GGGGCCGCCCGGTGGTGGTCACCGGGCTCGCGCTCCAGGCCGTCGGGCTCGGCCTGTTCGCCCTGGTCATCGAGCCCGGGGTGAGCTACACCGCCCAGCTCCCCGCCCTGGTCATCGGCGGAGTCGGCATGGCCATGTACTTCGCGCCCGCCGCCAGTCTCGTGCTCTCCAGCGTCCGGCCAGGGGAGCAGGGCATCGCCTCCGGAGCCAACAACGCGTTGCGGGAGGTCGGCGGGGCCCTCGGGGTCGCGGTGCTCGCCGCCGTGTTCGCCGCCCAGGGCGGCTACGGCTCACCGAGGCTGTTCGCCGACGGGACGGCGCCCGCCGTCTGGATCGGGGCCGGGTCGGTGGCGCTGGGCGCCCTCGTCGCGCTCCTGATCCCGGGCCGCCGCGGCGTCGGCCACCCGGGCCGCCCCGCCGCGGAAAAGGCGGGCCGGGATGCCGTGGAGCCGGAGCCGGAGCCGGAGCCGGAGCCGGAGCCGGGGCCAAAGCCGGAGCCGAGGCCAAAGCCGAAGCCGGGGCCGGAGCCGCTGACCGTCTGAGCCCGCCTGCGCGGCGTGTCCTGCGGATCCCTGACCGGCCCGCCGGACGCGCCCCGGCCCCGGTGCACGGTCCGCGCCCCGCACGAGCGGCGGGGCGCGGACCGTACTCTTGTCCCCGTGCAGGAACTCCACGACGCCCCCCTCGCCCCCCTGACCACCTTCCGGCTCGGCGGCCCCGCCGCCCGGCTGCTGACCGCCACGACCGACGCCGAGGTGATCGGCGCCGTGCGCGAGGCCGACACGAGCGGCACCCCGCTGCTGGTGATCGGCGGCGGTTCCAACCTGGTCATCGGGGACAAGGGCTTCGACGGCACCGCCCTGCGGATCGCCACGAAGGGCTTCGCGCTCTCGGGGACCTCCCTGGAGCTGGCGGCCGGCGAGGTGTGGACCGACGCCGTCGCCCGGACCGTCGAGGCGGGCCTCGCGGGCATCGAGTGCCTGGCCGGCATCCCCGGATCCGCGGGCGCGACCCCCATTCAGAACGTCGGCGCGTACGGACAGGAGGTGTCCACCACCATCACGGAGGTCGTCGCCTACGACCGGCGCACCGAGGAGACAGTGACGATTCCGAACGCGGAGTGCGCGTTCTCGTACCGCCACAGTCGCTTCAAGGCCGAACCCGACCGCTTCGTGGTGCTGCGCGTCCGATTCGCGCTGGAAGAGGCGGCCGGACTCTCCGCGCCCCTCAAGTACCCCGAAACGGCCAGGGCCATGGGCGTCGAGCAGGGCGACCGCGTCCCGCTGACGGCCGCCCGCGAGACCGTACTG is a window from the Streptomyces sp. MMBL 11-1 genome containing:
- a CDS encoding UDP-N-acetylmuramate dehydrogenase, producing the protein MQELHDAPLAPLTTFRLGGPAARLLTATTDAEVIGAVREADTSGTPLLVIGGGSNLVIGDKGFDGTALRIATKGFALSGTSLELAAGEVWTDAVARTVEAGLAGIECLAGIPGSAGATPIQNVGAYGQEVSTTITEVVAYDRRTEETVTIPNAECAFSYRHSRFKAEPDRFVVLRVRFALEEAAGLSAPLKYPETARAMGVEQGDRVPLTAARETVLRLRAGKGMVLDPEDHDTWSAGSFFTNPILGPAAFQDFLTRVGERLGPDVTPPAFPAGDGRTKTSAAWLIDRAGFTKGYGSGPARISTKHTLALTNRGTATTEDLLALAREVVAGVHAAFGVTLVNEPVTVGVGL